One Dysidea avara chromosome 7, odDysAvar1.4, whole genome shotgun sequence genomic region harbors:
- the LOC136261333 gene encoding uncharacterized protein isoform X1 has translation MTLQGCCHPRKLILGVQSPTALNYLKTYKLFKISCCSSSNRVRFWSPSDIRIFPEMMHIFWLMLFIHNVLAIKNVITIDQSGSDTLECCVDGKCPCSSLSLAFIHIEDNTEISVTSDISLHHDVEFGNISSIIIIGYNNPAIMCDHQGGLVGNYIKQITIQNITWDKCNGIIMYGFTDAYITDCTFQYSTNFALTLKGIGSIHINGNSFFHNNGGVDALAPSIFVYNSNLYDTIKYEALHINTTTDVSVTIIGCTFTNNSGYGVNFIGNWSTPKLLISSCTFTNNTNSSVVGDNVDITWLHNVTFYNNVVVNASGELSEDGAAIRVYNSTVSVNGTVMFCNNIAGNNGGAVYLLYSTILAQQGTVTFYNNTADNGGAVYIGEGSKLYTSKTVLRFLNNTALLFGGALYIDHFTVDDMYDWDFYSYYKMMNGPNHFVSNTANTMENNMYFYLSFIDCGALDFTTSLLYYNKKTLSSSVCCIIPSPQSNVAVNSTNFTCITKEGKTDCQVDFTLQDIYLNFTFVDCFHNHISPINHSCSIGCADTPSTYNCIINRTSNSVIISNDTAVKCSFNRGNEIHFTYSTSNDHGHDLSSDIFIAVHWNKYLDNCINDIAHIASPGLGCLPLSCDLLHYVHKMPKGFVCLHDQYDPGEYSIVPGYWYSNGFSQYVPSCPPGLCDNYFDINFVIEFQKVLPDSNSQCHEHWIGLACGECNDSILYDTTKCVYSKKCLSKSLAFNLLLLLFISFLYWCFVIAFIFVMLHFKFDVTAGYAYGAVFYYSVLEAFANMFYAYNHPDAEICDAGTAMQVLSFFTIVGNLKPPFLRYLGLCLHKTEVIDHMYITYIHALIVTSLITVIFVTARKYVVVARYIGRYINSKSICLLLLLSYNSVCYTSVQLLKPLAVYNENNNALKWHTYLSPTMQYFHGRHILYGIIAILCELIIGIGLPLAILTQRYLIRYFNLKLISIKPVIDQLQGCYKEEYRWFAAYYLICRQVIYAMDITMQFLSVKPSSIILIACILIFAIHLWFQPYKAKSLNFFDAVILLIMILASFSGFYRNGLCTGAVMGYSILPLLCLVNYLALSTKLKHILIPISCGGMICITMLFVWDLFLYISLLTLCSVLFLAYILFVVKSCYVTRRKRLTKYVMIDEQKFDDINEDSDGESDAP, from the exons atgactttgcagggctgctgccacccgagaaagctgatacttggtgtgcaaagtcccacagccttgaactatctaaagacatataagTTGTTCAAAATTTCTTGTTGTAGTTCGAGTAATcgcgtccgattttggagcccgtccgatattag AATATTCCCTGAAATGATGCACATATTCTGGCTCATGTTGTTTATACACAATGTTCTGGCTATTAAGAATGTGATAACCATTGATCAGAGTGGTTCTGATACACTGGAGTGTTGTGTTGATGGAAAATGTCCTTGTTCTAGCCTTTCCTTAGCTTTTATCCACATCGAGGATAACACTGAGATCAGTGTAACTTCTGATATATCATTACATCATGATGTAGAGTTTGGAAATATCTCATCTATCATCATCATAGGTTACAATAATCCCGCTATTATGTGTGATCATCAAGGTGGTTTGGTAGGTAATTATATCAAACAAATTACAATTCAGAACATCACATGGGACAAGTGTAATGGAATTATAATGTATGGCTTTACAGATGCTTATATAACTGACTGTACTTTTCAGTATTCCACCAACTTTGCTCTTACACTTAAAGGGATTGGTTCAATACAcattaatggaaatagtttCTTCCACAACAATGGTGGTGTTGATGCTTTAGCACCATCTATTTTTGTGTACAATTCAAATCTGTATGACACCATCAAGTATGAAGCATTACATATTAACACCACAACTGATGTTAGTGTCACCATCATTGGTTGTACTTTTACTAACAATTCTGGTTatggtgtaaatttcattggaAATTGGTCTACTCCAAAGTTGCTAATCAGTTCTTGTACCTTTACTAACAACACCAACTCTAGTGTAGTTGGTGATAATGTTGATATTACTTGGTTACACAATGTAACATTCTACAATAATGTTGTTGTTAATGCAAGTGGTGAACTTAGTGAGGATGGTGCAGCTATTAGGGTGTATAATAGTACAGTAAGTGTCAATGGAACAGTAATGTTTTGTAACAACATAGCTGGTAATAATGGAGGAGCTGTTTATTTGTTGTATTCAACTATATTAGCTCAGCAAGGAACTGTTACATTTTATAATAACACTGCTGATAATGGTGGGGCTGTTTACATTGGTGAAGGATCTAAGTTGTACACCAGTAAAACAGTTTTGAGGTTTTTAAACAACACAGCTTTACTATTTGGAGGAGCTTTGTACATTGATCATTTTACAGTTGATGACATGTATGACTGGGATTTTTACAGTTATTATAAAATGATGAATGGTCCTAATCACTTTGTGAGTAATACTGCTAACACAATGgaaaacaacatgtatttttacTTAAGTTTTATAGATTGTGGTGCACTGGATTTTACCACGTCACTTTTGTACTATAACAAGAAAACATTGTCTTCTTCTGTGTGCTGCATCATACCATCCCCTCAGTCAAATGTAGCTGTGAACAGCACAAATTTTACATGCATTACTAAGGAAGGAAAAACTGATTGCCAAGTTGATTTTACACTACAAGACATTTACCTAAATTTTACGTTTGTTGATTGTTTTCATAATCACATCAGTCCGATTAATCATAGTTGTTCTATTGGTTGTGCTGACACACCTTCAACTTATAACTGCATTATCAATAGAACTAGTAATTCTGTAATAATTTCTAATGATACTGCTGTTAAGTGCTCCTTTAACCGTGGTAATGAAATTCATTTTACATATTCTACTTCTAATGACCATGGTCATGATTTATCAAGTGACATTTTCATAGCAGTACACTGGAACAAATATCTAGATAATTGCATTAATGACATTGCACATATTGCATCTCCTGGCCTTGGCTGTTTGCCATTGTCATGTGATCTCCTGCATTATGTCCATAAGATGCCTAAAGGATTTGTGTGTTTACATGACCAATATGATCCAGGTGAATACAGCATTGTACCAGGTTACTGGTACAGTAATGGCTTTAGCCAGTATGTACCTAGTTGTCCTCCTGGTTTATGTGATAATTATTTTGATATAAATTTTGTCATTGAATTTCAAAAAGTTCTTCCAGACAGCAACTCTCAATGTCATGAACATTGGATTGGGTTGGCATGTGGAGAATGTAATGATTCTATCCTGTACGACACAACAAAGTGTGTTTATTCGAAGAAATGCCTTTCAAAATCTCTAGCTTTTAATTTGCTATTACTTTTGTTCATTTCATTCTTGTACTGGTGTTTTGTAATAGCCTTTATATTTGTTATGTTACACTTTAAGTTTGATGTCACTGCTGGGTATGCTTATGGTGCTGTTTTCTACTACAGTGTATTGGAGGCATTTGCAAACATGTTTTATGCTTATAATCACCCTGATGCTGAAATATGTGATGCTGGAACAGCTATGCAAGTGTTATCTTTTTTTACAATTGTTGGAAATTTAAAGCCACCTTTTCTCAGGTACTTGGGATTGTGTTTACACAAAACTGAGGTGATAGATCATATGTACATAACTTACATTCATGCTTTGATTGTTACTAGCCTAATAACTGTAATTTTTGTAACTGCTAGAAAGTATGTTGTAGTAGCTCGATACATTGGAAGATACATTAATAGCAAATCCATTTGTTTATTACTGCTTCTGTCGTATAACTCTGTATGTTATACCTCAGTTCAACTACTAAAGCCTTTAGCAGTGTACAATGAAAATAACAATGCATTGAAGTGGCACACGTACTTATCTCCAACTATGCAATATTTTCATGGTCGTCACATATTATATGGTATCATAGCAATATTGTGTGAACTGATTATTGGAATTGGTCTACCTCTTGCTATACTAACACAACGTTATTTGATTCGTTATTTTAACCTCAAGTTAATAAGCATCAAGCCAGTAATAGATCAACTacaaggatgttacaaagaagAGTATCGCTGGTTTGCTGCATATTATTTGATCTGCAGACAGGTGATATATGCTATGGATATCACAATGCAATTTTTATCTGTAAAACCATCTTCTATCATCCTCATAGCTTGCATTTTAATTTTTGCAATTCATCTCTGGTTCCAGCCTTACAAAGCAAAAAGTTTAAACTTTTTTGATGCTGTCATTTTGTTGATAATGATTCTTGCTTCATTTAGTGGATTTTATAGAAATGGACTCTGTACAGGTGCTGTGATGGGATATTCAATTCTTCCATTACTGTGTCTTGTTAATTACTTAGCACTTTCTACCAAACTAAAGCATATCTTGATACCTATTAGTTGTGGAGGAATGATATGCATAACCATGTTATTTGTATGGGATCTGTTTCTTTATATCTCTTTGCTAACGCTGTGTAGTGTTTTATTCCTAGCTTACATATTATTTGTGGTGAAAAGTTGCTATGTGACCAGGAGGAAAAGATTAACCAAATATGTCATGATTGATGAACAGAAGTTTGATGATATCAATGAAGATAGTGATGGTGAATCAGATGCTCCATAA
- the LOC136261333 gene encoding uncharacterized protein isoform X2 codes for MTLQGCCHPRKLILGVQSPTALNYLKTYKLFKISCCSSSNRVRFWSPSDIRIFPEMMHIFWLMLFIHNVLAIKNVITIDQSGSDTLECCVDGKCPCSSLSLAFIHIEDNTEISVTSDISLHHDVEFGNISSIIIIGYNNPAIMCDHQGGLVGNYIKQITIQNITWDKCNGIIMYGFTDAYITDCTFQYSTNFALTLKGIGSIHINGNSFFHNNGGVDALAPSIFVYNSNLYDTIKYEALHINTTTDVSVTIIGCTFTNNSGYGVNFIGNWSTPKLLISSCTFTNNTNSSVVGDNVDITWLHNVTFYNNVVVNASGELSEDGAAIRVYNSTVSVNGTVMFCNNIAGNNGGAVYLLYSTILAQQGTVTFYNNTADNGGAVYIGEGSKLYTSKTVLRFLNNTALLFGGALYIDHFTVDDMYDWDFYSYYKMMNGPNHFVSNTANTMENNMYFYLSFIDCGALDFTTSLLYYNKKTLSSSVCCIIPSPQSNVAVNSTNFTCITKEGKTDCQVDFTLQDIYLNFTFVDCFHNHISPINHSCSIGCADTPSTYNCIINRTSNSVIISNDTAVKCSFNRGNEIHFTYSTSNDHGHDLSSDIFIAVHWNKYLDNCINDIAHIASPGLGCLPLSCDLLHYVHKMPKGFVCLHDQYDPGEYSIVPGYWYSNGFSQYVPSCPPGLCDNYFDINFVIEFQKVLPDSNSQCHEHWIGLACGECNDSILYDTTKCVYSKKCLSKSLAFNLLLLLFISFLYWCFVIAFIFVMLHFKFDVTAGYAYGAVFYYSVLEAFANMFYAYNHPDAEICDAGTAMQVLSFFTIVGNLKPPFLSVLFLAYILFVVKSCYVTRRKRLTKYVMIDEQKFDDINEDSDGESDAP; via the exons atgactttgcagggctgctgccacccgagaaagctgatacttggtgtgcaaagtcccacagccttgaactatctaaagacatataagTTGTTCAAAATTTCTTGTTGTAGTTCGAGTAATcgcgtccgattttggagcccgtccgatattag AATATTCCCTGAAATGATGCACATATTCTGGCTCATGTTGTTTATACACAATGTTCTGGCTATTAAGAATGTGATAACCATTGATCAGAGTGGTTCTGATACACTGGAGTGTTGTGTTGATGGAAAATGTCCTTGTTCTAGCCTTTCCTTAGCTTTTATCCACATCGAGGATAACACTGAGATCAGTGTAACTTCTGATATATCATTACATCATGATGTAGAGTTTGGAAATATCTCATCTATCATCATCATAGGTTACAATAATCCCGCTATTATGTGTGATCATCAAGGTGGTTTGGTAGGTAATTATATCAAACAAATTACAATTCAGAACATCACATGGGACAAGTGTAATGGAATTATAATGTATGGCTTTACAGATGCTTATATAACTGACTGTACTTTTCAGTATTCCACCAACTTTGCTCTTACACTTAAAGGGATTGGTTCAATACAcattaatggaaatagtttCTTCCACAACAATGGTGGTGTTGATGCTTTAGCACCATCTATTTTTGTGTACAATTCAAATCTGTATGACACCATCAAGTATGAAGCATTACATATTAACACCACAACTGATGTTAGTGTCACCATCATTGGTTGTACTTTTACTAACAATTCTGGTTatggtgtaaatttcattggaAATTGGTCTACTCCAAAGTTGCTAATCAGTTCTTGTACCTTTACTAACAACACCAACTCTAGTGTAGTTGGTGATAATGTTGATATTACTTGGTTACACAATGTAACATTCTACAATAATGTTGTTGTTAATGCAAGTGGTGAACTTAGTGAGGATGGTGCAGCTATTAGGGTGTATAATAGTACAGTAAGTGTCAATGGAACAGTAATGTTTTGTAACAACATAGCTGGTAATAATGGAGGAGCTGTTTATTTGTTGTATTCAACTATATTAGCTCAGCAAGGAACTGTTACATTTTATAATAACACTGCTGATAATGGTGGGGCTGTTTACATTGGTGAAGGATCTAAGTTGTACACCAGTAAAACAGTTTTGAGGTTTTTAAACAACACAGCTTTACTATTTGGAGGAGCTTTGTACATTGATCATTTTACAGTTGATGACATGTATGACTGGGATTTTTACAGTTATTATAAAATGATGAATGGTCCTAATCACTTTGTGAGTAATACTGCTAACACAATGgaaaacaacatgtatttttacTTAAGTTTTATAGATTGTGGTGCACTGGATTTTACCACGTCACTTTTGTACTATAACAAGAAAACATTGTCTTCTTCTGTGTGCTGCATCATACCATCCCCTCAGTCAAATGTAGCTGTGAACAGCACAAATTTTACATGCATTACTAAGGAAGGAAAAACTGATTGCCAAGTTGATTTTACACTACAAGACATTTACCTAAATTTTACGTTTGTTGATTGTTTTCATAATCACATCAGTCCGATTAATCATAGTTGTTCTATTGGTTGTGCTGACACACCTTCAACTTATAACTGCATTATCAATAGAACTAGTAATTCTGTAATAATTTCTAATGATACTGCTGTTAAGTGCTCCTTTAACCGTGGTAATGAAATTCATTTTACATATTCTACTTCTAATGACCATGGTCATGATTTATCAAGTGACATTTTCATAGCAGTACACTGGAACAAATATCTAGATAATTGCATTAATGACATTGCACATATTGCATCTCCTGGCCTTGGCTGTTTGCCATTGTCATGTGATCTCCTGCATTATGTCCATAAGATGCCTAAAGGATTTGTGTGTTTACATGACCAATATGATCCAGGTGAATACAGCATTGTACCAGGTTACTGGTACAGTAATGGCTTTAGCCAGTATGTACCTAGTTGTCCTCCTGGTTTATGTGATAATTATTTTGATATAAATTTTGTCATTGAATTTCAAAAAGTTCTTCCAGACAGCAACTCTCAATGTCATGAACATTGGATTGGGTTGGCATGTGGAGAATGTAATGATTCTATCCTGTACGACACAACAAAGTGTGTTTATTCGAAGAAATGCCTTTCAAAATCTCTAGCTTTTAATTTGCTATTACTTTTGTTCATTTCATTCTTGTACTGGTGTTTTGTAATAGCCTTTATATTTGTTATGTTACACTTTAAGTTTGATGTCACTGCTGGGTATGCTTATGGTGCTGTTTTCTACTACAGTGTATTGGAGGCATTTGCAAACATGTTTTATGCTTATAATCACCCTGATGCTGAAATATGTGATGCTGGAACAGCTATGCAAGTGTTATCTTTTTTTACAATTGTTGGAAATTTAAAGCCACCTTTTCTCAG TGTTTTATTCCTAGCTTACATATTATTTGTGGTGAAAAGTTGCTATGTGACCAGGAGGAAAAGATTAACCAAATATGTCATGATTGATGAACAGAAGTTTGATGATATCAATGAAGATAGTGATGGTGAATCAGATGCTCCATAA
- the LOC136261334 gene encoding uncharacterized protein: MLCDIQRILSRLVAKAPQLIGNFTTYLAESWMHIRSQFDGGKQINQSQAGSWNGRCAGAGLRCNEGAGWGPKCWKQALSVQPSDVFQEVSAAAVKETEKARKRKASDNAKLQRKKARYSSNNNTLSSRRAHSRYDGGINTDDVPINLPSQQLQNLATSYYKIKLPVEPNQRKPIKLSTTQHDCGDDNATVLWKTHRRMCITSSNMDKIAKRHASTPVGCLVHQLLYPTFQGNKATAWGLSQEEASSQHYLNWLQQKSPAANVTINCGLVVS; the protein is encoded by the exons ATGCTATGCGACATCCAACGCATTCTCAGCAGATTGGTTGCAAAAGCTCCACAATTAATTG GCAATTTCACCACATATTTGGCAGAGAGTTGGATGCATATAAGAAGCCAGTTTGATGGAGGGAAACAGATTAACCAAAGTCAGGCAGGCTCATGGAATGGTCGTTGTGCTGGAGCAGGCTTACGATGCAACGAAGGAGCTGGATGGGGACCAAAATGTTGGAAGCAGGCATTGTCAGTGCAACCATCAGATGTATTTCAGGAGGTGTCAGCAGCAGCAGTGAAGGAGACAGAGAAAGCCAGAAAGAGGAAAGCTTCAGACAATGCCAAACTTCAACGGAAAAAGGCTCGATACAGTTCAAACAATAACACCCTTTCCTCTAGAAGAGCGCACTCCAG ATATGACGGTGGAATAAACACAGATGATGTACCTATTAACCTCCCCTCTCAGCAGCTCCAGAACCTAGCAACCAGCTATTACAAAATTAAACTCCCAGTGGAGCCCAATCAAAGAAAGCCGATCAAATTGAGCACAACACAACATGATTGTGGGGATGATAATGCAACAGTCCTGTGGAAGACCCACAGACGAATGTGTATTACATCATCCAATATGGATAAAATTGCAAAGAGACATGCATCAACCCCAGTTGGTTGTCTAGTACACCAGCTTCTGTATCCCACTTTTCAAGGCAACAAAGCAACTGCTTGGGGACTTAGTCAGGAAGAAGCCAGTTCTCAACATTATTTGAATTGGCTGCAGCAGAAATCACCAGCAGCCAATGTTACAATCAATTGTGGACTTGTAGTATCCTGA